CAAGCCCAGCGATGGACTGCACGCCCGCTTCCCGAAGTACACGTACGACGACATGGTCACCGCACAGCACCGGTTGCTCACCGAGCACCTCAAGGTGAACCACCTGCGGCTCATCATGGGTACCTCCATGGGATGCATGCACGGCTGGGTGTGGGGACACACGTATCCGGAGTTCATGGACGGGCTCGCGCCGTACGCCTGCGTGCCCGCGCAAATTGCCGGTCGCAATCGCATGATCCGCACGATGGCGATGGACGCCATCCGCAACGATCCGGCCTGGAAGGGTGGCGAATACACCAGTGCGCCGCCGGGACTGCGCGCCGCGCAGATGATGCTGTACATCATGTCCAGCGCTCCGCTCGTGCAGCAAACGCAGGCGCCCACGCGCGATAAGGCCGACAGCGTGATTCGCGCCTACCTCGATGCGCGCATGGCCAGCACCGACGCCAACGACTTTCTGTATCAGTTCGACGCGTCGCGCGACTACGATCCGTCGCCGAACCTGAAGCGCATCACGGCGCCCGCGCTGTTCATCAATTCGGCCGACGACCAGGTGAATCCGCCCGAGTTGGGTCTAGCCGAGCGGTATGCGGCGATGATGCCGCGCACGAAGTTCATTCTGTTGCCGATCACGCCGGAAACGCGCGGACACGGCACACACTCGGCGCCCAAAGTGTGGGGCGGCTACCTCAGCGCGTTTCTCGCCGCGCTTCCCCAGCGATGAACGCCGGCACGCTTTCTGTTGAAAAGCCGTCGATCACACAACTGGTGTTCCGTGCGCTGCAGCTGCGCTGCCCGCACTGTGGCGGTCGCAAGATCTTCGCGTCGTTCTTCGAGCTCAAGGAACGCTGCCCCACCTGCGGCATCCGTCTCGAGCGCGGCGAGAAGGACTACTTCGTCGGCGCGTATCTGTTCAATCTGATTGCGGTCGAACTCATTCTGTTCTTCTGCGTCTGCGGCTTCGTGTACTTCACATGGCCTGATCCGCCCTGGGATCTGATCACGTATGTCACGGCGTTTCTGATGCTGTCCGGCTGCGTGTTCTGCTATCCGTTCGCGAAGACCACGTGGCTTGCCGTCGACCTGGCCATTCGGCCGCTGTCAGCCGAAGAGTTGGATTGGCATCGTCAAGGCGGCGACGTGGGGGAGCGTGAACTTCCCCACGTCTGACCGTCCTTACTTCTCGACGATGATCAGGTAGCGCGAGGCGGCCCAGAACTTCACCGGGTCGGTAATGCGGATGCTCTCACCGCGGAACGCGCCGTCCTTCTCCTTCTTGGCCGCTTCGATCAGGCCCACATCGTGACGCGACACGATGCGATACGGGCGATCGCTGCGCGGCAGCGGGATGGTAAGCACTTCGCGACGATCGGCCCGCGTGAAGCGCGACTCGTCGAGTGAACGTGCCGGTACCAGCGTCTTGCCGAGCTTCACGATGAGCAGCCCGCGAGAGCCGCCTTCTTCCGCGACGAGCTTGTCGGCGATGAGCTGACGGCGAGACCCGACCACGTAGAACACCTTGTTCTCGCGCACGTCCATCGCCTTCACCGTGTCGGTGAGAACGGCCTTCTCGACCGTGAGCTGTTCGTTCTGCGTGCGGAGCGCGCGAACCTCTTCCTGGAAGACCGCGATCTCCTTATCGCGCGTCGCGAGACGCGCGTTCAGATCGGCCAGCAGCGTAGCGGCCGCACTGGAGTCGGTGCGCATCGTCTTCATCGTGTCGAGCAGGGCCGCCACCTGACGCTGGCGAGCCGCCAACCGCTGCCGCATCTGCGTGAGGCGGTCGAGGATGTCTTTCTGCGCGGCGGCCGCTTCCGTCTTGCCCGACTCGTCGCTCTTCGTCACGCCCACCTTGCTCGAGAGGCCGCGCACCTTGCGAAGTTCCGCGTCGACTTCGTCGGCGAACTTCGAGGCTTCAACGACCTGCGCCAACGCGCGATCCTTGTCGGCGCTCGTGCCCTGCATCAGCCCCTGCAGCGAGTCGCGTTCCGCGCTCGCACTGGCCAGGGCGGCCGATAGCGAGTCGGCACGGGCCCGCGCGGCGGTGTCGGTACAGGCGCTCAACGCGAAGGCGAGCACAACGGCAAGCGCGGACGCTCCACGCTTACGGAATGAAAAAGAGCTCATGGAATTGGTGGCGAGAGGGAGAACAGCCTGCAAAACGTACCGGTCTCGAGCATCACATGAAAGTGTCGTGCATCACGCATTCGATAAATCGAAGGCGTGAAAGGTTGCTTTCTCACGGCGTCCAGCCACGTAGCGCATAGAGCAGCGTGGCGGCGCTCTCGTAGACCACATCGGCGAAGGCCAGCCGTCGGTTTTCCGGGCGATCGAGGCGGGAGAGCGCGTACTCGCGGGACGCGGCCGGCGTGCAGCGCACCGGCAGCCCGGCGTGTTCGACGGCGGCACAGGCTCGCCGCGA
This region of Gemmatimonas groenlandica genomic DNA includes:
- a CDS encoding alpha/beta fold hydrolase, which translates into the protein MSRASLLRLLLSSLSVASSAITASVGNAQTPTSAAGWARAGTQGDFVVKDFTFRSGERLPELRLHYTTLGTPQRDANGVVRNAVMILHGTGGAGRSFLSNGYAGELFAPGKLLDSAKYFIVLPDGIGHGGSSKPSDGLHARFPKYTYDDMVTAQHRLLTEHLKVNHLRLIMGTSMGCMHGWVWGHTYPEFMDGLAPYACVPAQIAGRNRMIRTMAMDAIRNDPAWKGGEYTSAPPGLRAAQMMLYIMSSAPLVQQTQAPTRDKADSVIRAYLDARMASTDANDFLYQFDASRDYDPSPNLKRITAPALFINSADDQVNPPELGLAERYAAMMPRTKFILLPITPETRGHGTHSAPKVWGGYLSAFLAALPQR
- a CDS encoding DUF983 domain-containing protein is translated as MNAGTLSVEKPSITQLVFRALQLRCPHCGGRKIFASFFELKERCPTCGIRLERGEKDYFVGAYLFNLIAVELILFFCVCGFVYFTWPDPPWDLITYVTAFLMLSGCVFCYPFAKTTWLAVDLAIRPLSAEELDWHRQGGDVGERELPHV